One window of the Chryseotalea sp. WA131a genome contains the following:
- the wecB gene encoding UDP-N-acetylglucosamine 2-epimerase (non-hydrolyzing), producing the protein MKIVTVLGARPQFVKAATVSRELKKQGIEEIIVHTGQHFDANMSQVFFDEMDIPHPHYNLEVSGLQHGAMTGRMLEKVEEVLLKEHPNYVLVYGDTNSTLAGALAAAKLHIPVAHIEAGLRSFEMKMPEEINRILTDRISDTLFCPTQTAVDNLHQEGFQKFHCQIKKVGDVMLDAVMFYREKSKSVSKILATENLGNTKFVLATLHRAENTNDPNRLKSICEALNEINKNVTVVLPLHPRTKNYLQANNIPLQAHLIDPVGYFDMLQLLHHCELVLTDSGGLQKEAYFFSKYCITLRDQTEWVELVQEEANSIAGADRNTILRDYELAKHKKVSFNPSLYGSGDASKKIAEALRFHS; encoded by the coding sequence ATGAAGATTGTAACTGTCCTTGGCGCTCGCCCTCAGTTTGTTAAAGCGGCTACCGTTTCACGCGAATTAAAAAAGCAAGGAATTGAAGAAATCATTGTGCATACTGGCCAGCACTTTGATGCCAACATGAGCCAAGTTTTTTTTGATGAGATGGATATCCCGCATCCACATTACAACTTAGAAGTAAGCGGACTTCAACATGGCGCCATGACCGGCAGAATGTTGGAAAAAGTAGAAGAAGTTCTTTTGAAGGAACATCCAAACTATGTGTTAGTGTATGGCGACACCAACTCTACGTTAGCGGGGGCTTTGGCGGCCGCTAAACTGCATATTCCGGTGGCACACATCGAGGCGGGCCTTCGCAGTTTTGAAATGAAAATGCCGGAGGAAATCAATCGCATTCTCACCGACCGCATCAGCGATACCCTCTTCTGCCCAACCCAAACAGCTGTGGACAATCTTCATCAAGAAGGTTTTCAGAAATTTCATTGCCAAATCAAAAAAGTGGGCGATGTGATGTTGGATGCCGTGATGTTTTATAGGGAAAAATCAAAATCAGTCTCAAAAATATTGGCTACCGAAAACCTAGGAAACACAAAGTTTGTGTTGGCCACCCTTCACCGGGCAGAGAATACAAATGACCCGAATCGGCTAAAATCCATCTGCGAAGCTCTGAACGAAATCAATAAAAACGTTACGGTCGTTTTACCCCTTCACCCACGGACCAAAAATTACTTGCAGGCCAATAACATACCACTTCAAGCTCACCTCATCGACCCCGTTGGTTACTTTGATATGCTTCAACTGCTCCACCATTGTGAACTGGTACTGACCGACAGTGGTGGCTTACAAAAAGAGGCTTACTTCTTCAGTAAATATTGCATTACCCTGCGCGACCAAACCGAGTGGGTGGAGCTTGTGCAAGAAGAGGCCAACAGCATTGCAGGGGCTGACCGCAATACCATTCTCAGGGATTACGAATTGGCCAAACACAAGAAGGTGTCGTTCAACCCATCGCTTTACGGAAGTGGTGATGCTTCCAAAAAAATTGCAGAGGCACTGCGATTCCATTCGTAG
- a CDS encoding Fic family protein, with product MKTIWKDIDAITKRYKETAGIAINAEQFNLYSITHHSTKIEGSTLTQEETNTLLEKGISIGGKPIEHQNMVLDHYAALVFILEEAKKKRPITVSFIQEIAAKVMRRTGKEVTSVLGTTDEKKGDFRKVTVTAGGHYFVDASKVLSMTKSLVKAIDNEIKKVKGTEKILTLSFLAHFDLVSIHPFTDGNGRTSRLLMNYIQAYHNLPLTLVNAADKSAYIKALNESRKTENKNAIVTFMAKQHLKELKSRMAAYDGSKDVKTKSKGYSLIF from the coding sequence GTGAAAACAATTTGGAAAGATATTGATGCTATTACCAAACGGTACAAAGAGACTGCTGGCATTGCCATTAACGCAGAGCAATTCAATTTATATTCGATCACTCACCACTCAACAAAAATTGAAGGCTCTACCTTAACCCAAGAAGAAACAAACACACTTCTTGAAAAAGGAATATCTATTGGTGGAAAACCTATCGAACACCAAAATATGGTGCTTGACCATTATGCCGCGCTTGTCTTCATATTGGAAGAAGCAAAAAAAAAGAGGCCTATCACAGTTTCATTTATTCAGGAGATTGCCGCCAAGGTGATGCGCAGGACAGGTAAGGAAGTAACCTCTGTACTGGGGACTACCGATGAAAAAAAAGGGGACTTCCGCAAAGTGACCGTTACTGCTGGAGGGCATTATTTCGTAGATGCGAGCAAAGTACTCAGCATGACTAAATCACTTGTTAAGGCAATTGATAATGAGATTAAGAAAGTGAAAGGCACAGAGAAAATATTGACTCTGTCTTTCTTAGCGCATTTCGATTTAGTTAGCATCCATCCATTCACAGATGGCAATGGACGTACTTCAAGATTGTTAATGAACTACATACAAGCTTACCACAATCTTCCATTAACTCTTGTCAATGCAGCGGACAAGTCAGCATACATCAAAGCTTTGAATGAATCTAGGAAGACAGAAAACAAAAATGCCATCGTAACATTTATGGCGAAACAGCATTTAAAGGAATTGAAATCGAGGATGGCTGCATATGATGGTTCAAAAGACGTCAAGACAAAAAGCAAGGGTTACTCACTGATATTTTAA
- a CDS encoding acyl-CoA dehydrogenase family protein, with translation MNSHTSSASATAKKSLKQDRYDQPDFYAIDDLLTEEHKLIRSSVRDFVKREISPYIEDWAQNAHFPYEMVKKFGEIGAFGPTLPTEYGCGGLDYISYGIIMQEIERGDSGMRSTASVQGSLVMYPIYKFGSEAQRKKYLPKLASGEWLGCFGLTEPDHGSNPSGMVTNFKDMGDHYLLNGAKMWISNSPKADVAVVWAKNEAGRIHGLIVERGMPGFSTPETHGKWSLRASTTGELVFQDVKVPKENLLPGKNGLGAPMMCLDSARYGIAWGAIGAAMDCYDSAKRYAIERIQFGKPIGSFQLIQKKLAEMLTEITKAQLLNWRLGTLMNEGKATTPQISLAKRNSVHTALEIAREARQIHGGMGITGEYPIMRHMMNLESVVTYEGTHDIHLLILGNHITGIPAFA, from the coding sequence ATGAATAGCCACACCTCCTCCGCTTCTGCAACTGCCAAAAAATCTTTAAAGCAAGATCGGTACGATCAACCCGATTTCTATGCCATCGATGATTTGCTGACCGAAGAACACAAGCTCATCCGCAGCTCGGTTCGCGATTTCGTGAAGCGCGAAATCAGCCCATATATAGAAGATTGGGCGCAAAACGCGCACTTTCCTTATGAAATGGTGAAAAAGTTTGGAGAGATTGGTGCGTTTGGTCCTACCCTTCCCACAGAATATGGCTGCGGTGGATTGGATTATATTTCCTATGGCATCATCATGCAAGAGATTGAGCGTGGAGATTCAGGCATGCGCTCAACTGCATCTGTACAGGGTTCGCTAGTAATGTACCCGATTTATAAATTTGGCAGCGAGGCCCAGCGTAAAAAATATTTGCCCAAATTAGCAAGCGGTGAGTGGCTAGGTTGTTTTGGGTTGACGGAACCAGATCACGGCTCAAACCCCAGCGGCATGGTCACCAACTTCAAAGATATGGGTGATCATTATTTGTTGAATGGTGCGAAGATGTGGATCTCGAATTCACCCAAGGCCGATGTAGCCGTGGTATGGGCAAAAAATGAAGCGGGAAGAATCCATGGATTAATTGTTGAACGTGGTATGCCAGGGTTCTCCACACCTGAAACGCATGGCAAATGGAGTTTGCGCGCCAGCACTACTGGCGAGCTGGTGTTTCAAGATGTGAAGGTGCCAAAAGAAAATTTATTGCCTGGAAAAAATGGTTTAGGAGCACCGATGATGTGTTTAGATTCTGCGCGGTACGGTATTGCCTGGGGCGCGATTGGTGCAGCCATGGATTGCTACGACTCTGCAAAAAGATATGCGATTGAACGCATTCAATTTGGTAAACCAATTGGTTCCTTTCAGTTGATACAAAAAAAATTAGCGGAGATGCTGACTGAAATCACCAAAGCACAATTATTGAATTGGCGATTGGGTACGTTGATGAACGAAGGTAAGGCAACCACTCCACAAATTTCATTGGCCAAACGTAATAGTGTGCATACTGCATTAGAGATTGCTCGAGAAGCACGCCAAATTCACGGAGGCATGGGCATTACGGGAGAATACCCCATCATGCGCCACATGATGAATTTGGAAAGTGTAGTTACTTATGAAGGAACACATGACATTCATTTGTTGATTTTAGGAAATCACATTACTGGGATTCCGGCTTTTGCTTAA
- a CDS encoding type IX secretion system membrane protein PorP/SprF, with protein sequence MKLLYPILKFSVVTLVAFGFYCPANLQAQQEAQYSQYMVNYFTLNPGVAGTGENTEIKVGLRSQWAGFEGAPKTGYFTIQGALNRVNSSDITKHKSKKYVKQFNPHGYHSLGGYIYHDATGPISRSALYGAYAYNIALANSLRASLGAYVGLKQFRVDGSRLQFFDPNDPLQAGQSEIVPDASLGLWMYSNKFYLGASIHQVMGNSLDVFNNAEGGDALQRHYFFTAGVNVRLSNEWYWVPSVLVRMVNPVPTSFDINSKIKFKDLLWGAASYRKDDAVILMAGFTLNGNIDVSYSYDITNSAIQSYSRGTHEIVVGLRLKNRPKTHNPSDFW encoded by the coding sequence ATGAAATTACTTTATCCGATTTTAAAATTTTCAGTTGTCACCTTGGTAGCGTTCGGATTTTACTGCCCAGCTAATCTGCAAGCCCAACAAGAAGCACAATACAGTCAGTACATGGTCAACTATTTTACCCTCAACCCAGGAGTGGCCGGCACGGGCGAAAATACTGAAATCAAAGTGGGTTTACGAAGCCAATGGGCTGGCTTTGAAGGCGCCCCGAAGACAGGTTATTTTACCATTCAGGGTGCGCTCAACCGCGTCAATTCATCAGATATTACCAAGCACAAGAGCAAAAAATATGTGAAGCAGTTTAATCCGCATGGGTACCACAGCCTAGGTGGCTACATCTACCACGATGCCACAGGGCCTATTTCGCGCAGCGCGTTGTATGGGGCTTATGCGTACAACATTGCACTGGCCAATTCGCTGAGAGCATCGCTCGGGGCTTACGTGGGTTTAAAGCAATTTAGGGTGGATGGAAGCAGGCTGCAATTTTTTGACCCCAACGACCCGCTCCAAGCTGGCCAAAGCGAAATAGTGCCGGATGCATCACTGGGATTGTGGATGTACAGCAATAAATTTTACCTCGGAGCCTCTATCCATCAAGTGATGGGAAACAGTCTAGATGTTTTTAACAATGCAGAGGGTGGCGATGCCTTGCAGCGCCATTATTTTTTTACAGCAGGCGTGAACGTACGGCTTTCAAATGAATGGTATTGGGTGCCATCTGTTCTCGTTCGCATGGTAAACCCAGTGCCCACTTCCTTTGACATCAACAGCAAAATAAAATTTAAAGACTTACTATGGGGCGCTGCATCGTATCGAAAAGATGATGCGGTTATTTTGATGGCAGGCTTTACTTTGAATGGTAACATAGACGTTAGCTATTCTTACGATATTACCAATTCAGCCATTCAAAGCTACAGCAGAGGCACACATGAAATCGTAGTTGGCTTGCGTTTAAAAAATAGGCCAAAAACACATAATCCTTCTGATTTTTGGTAG
- a CDS encoding cation transporter: MLRDSVRLSLDGVPHSIDFDDVGKTALQVMGIRDFYHILIWAICTTENTLTAHVVLEKNIDHEQQKKIICGLKHELQHRGIQHITLGNRNGK; this comes from the coding sequence TTGCTTCGCGATAGCGTTCGGCTTTCACTGGATGGTGTTCCTCATTCCATCGATTTTGATGATGTGGGCAAAACAGCTTTGCAAGTGATGGGTATAAGAGATTTTTATCACATCCTTATCTGGGCTATCTGCACAACAGAAAATACCCTTACTGCTCATGTGGTTTTAGAAAAGAATATTGACCACGAACAACAAAAGAAAATTATCTGCGGGTTAAAGCATGAACTCCAGCACAGAGGCATTCAACACATCACGCTTGGAAATAGAAATGGAAAATGA
- a CDS encoding tryptophan 2,3-dioxygenase, which translates to MENSLDSNLVEQVKKLQQKYAVMGQDLSSYLDGLLYADYLTYWDYIHLDTLLSLQNPKTQLPDEKIFIVYHQITELYFNLILWEIEQIAYHESLTEKFFVERMNRVITYFQQLENSFGVMVNGMEREQFLKFRMSLLPASGFQSAQYRLIEICSTDTINLVSAQDREALKEYSDIDQQIEKLYWRSGATELASGKKTLTLQQFEEKYLKLFKETGMKYRDKNLWKLFTNKFPQSADLKKCLREFDQLANVLWPLAHLKSAGHYLQRNPEDIKATGGTNWQKYLPPRFQKIIFFPELWTEQEKEEWGKVAVEVASR; encoded by the coding sequence ATGGAAAATTCACTCGATTCTAACTTAGTTGAGCAAGTAAAAAAACTTCAACAAAAGTATGCGGTTATGGGGCAAGACCTTTCCTCTTATCTGGATGGTCTTTTGTATGCCGATTACCTCACTTATTGGGATTACATTCACCTCGATACCTTGTTAAGTTTGCAGAATCCCAAAACTCAACTCCCGGACGAAAAGATTTTTATCGTCTATCATCAGATTACGGAACTGTACTTTAACTTGATTTTGTGGGAGATTGAGCAGATTGCCTACCATGAATCATTGACCGAAAAGTTTTTTGTGGAGCGGATGAATCGTGTGATTACCTATTTCCAACAGTTAGAGAATTCGTTTGGCGTGATGGTAAATGGAATGGAACGAGAGCAGTTTTTGAAATTCAGGATGTCGTTGTTACCCGCCTCCGGATTTCAGTCTGCTCAATACCGATTGATTGAAATCTGTTCAACGGATACCATCAACTTAGTGAGTGCGCAAGATCGAGAAGCTTTGAAAGAATACAGCGATATCGATCAGCAAATTGAAAAACTTTATTGGAGAAGCGGAGCAACAGAATTGGCATCCGGTAAAAAAACGCTGACACTTCAACAATTTGAAGAGAAATATTTAAAGCTCTTCAAAGAAACAGGCATGAAGTATCGCGACAAGAATCTTTGGAAGTTGTTTACGAATAAATTTCCCCAATCGGCAGATTTAAAAAAATGTTTACGCGAGTTTGATCAGTTGGCAAACGTACTTTGGCCATTGGCACATTTGAAGTCGGCTGGCCATTATTTGCAGCGAAATCCCGAAGATATAAAAGCTACGGGCGGCACCAACTGGCAGAAATATTTACCTCCACGTTTTCAAAAAATTATCTTCTTTCCTGAATTGTGGACCGAGCAAGAAAAAGAAGAGTGGGGGAAGGTAGCGGTGGAGGTTGCTTCGCGATAG